The following coding sequences lie in one Stigmatopora nigra isolate UIUO_SnigA chromosome 4, RoL_Snig_1.1, whole genome shotgun sequence genomic window:
- the LOC144195204 gene encoding leucine-rich repeat-containing protein 43-like isoform X2 yields MMSSMALSAVLDKHIRRLCLDQFPCGKGSWRKGSGGSTEAETVTEDTDTLLDLLSCPHSPWHHDEPWSPQAAALQRAAVVEPERLDADFVCSYFRKLRIVDKDVSVVDKYLLKFCNLQELVLSANRICEISAENLPRTLKVLELRANQLCALGRLAISPPPRLQYLGLAANYLGSARDVAQLTGRQWPELVCLDLSECNFGEQRPLLKALGTLPCLRTLVLEGNPFTLAPSYPGFAVDALPRLCYLDAAWIAPEERHRYRGMARMTHLLVDWASTTVRVGRLQGVPDPLLDEEPDAPEFPVVSYSYFVSYTFFSHQTTAYREVVGGATVKGQDQAAEQTQTLGKKNDKETVVSIVDEGYQDLFHSTDSRHRTSSQSWADDIDFDEMLTFVVRDLSSFKKFLHRGFQVFIEQEKILSWPVEASDDTGGQGATDKKGKQAKSKDKRKKAVVELVPDPPLTTAMASAHVSLQSFLYGHEKVDILCDFGSLHKEPPEEDASNISMDSKSKDDSKKKAGKSAGNKKPSTAKGSRKGEERDGDSPTQPETVTVELFLELKKWRHASEVAPLTPANS; encoded by the exons ATGATGAGCTCTATGGCTTTGTCGGCCGTTTTGGACAAGCACATTCGCCGTCTGTGTCTTGACCAGTTTCCATGTGGAAAAGGGAGCTGG CGGAAGGGCAGCGGTGGCAGCACAGAGGCGGAGACCGTTACGGAGGATACAGACACACTACTGGACCTGCTCAGCTGCCCGCATTCGCCGTGGCACCACGATGAGCCGTGGAGCCCCCAGGCGGCCGCCCTCCAGCGCGCGGCCGTGGTGGAGCCCGAGCGACTGGACGCCGACTTTGTGTGCAGCTACTTCAGAAAGCTGCGCATTGTTGACAAGGAT GTCTCGGTGGTGGACAAATACCTGCTGAAGTTCTGCAACCTGCAGGAACTCGTTCTCAGTGCAAATCGCATCTGCGAGATCTCCGCCGAGAACCTCCCCAGGACGCTCAAG GTGCTGGAACTACGCGCCAACCAACTGTGTGCCCTGGGCCGTCTCGCCATCTCGCCACCACCTCGTCTTCAATACTTGGGCTTGGCGGCCAACTACCTGGGATCCGCACGAGACGTGGCACAGCTCACAGGAAGACAATG GCCTGAGCTGGTGTGTCTGGACCTGAGCGAGTGCAACTTTGGAGAGCAGCGTCCTCTGCTCAAGGCCCTTGGTACACTTCCCTGCCTACGGACCCTGGTGCTGGAGGGCAACCCCTTTACCTTGGCGCCCTCGTACCCGGGCTTTGCTGTCGATGCACTACCCCGCCTTTGCTACCTGGACGCGGCATGGATCGCCCCCGAGGAGCGACATCGATACCGTGGGATGGCCAGGATGACCC ACCTTCTGGTGGACTGGGCATCGACTACAGTCCGTGTGGGCCGGCTGCAGGGGGTCCCGGACCCGTTGCTGGACGAGGAACCGGACGCTCCCGAGTTCCCGGTGGTCAGCTACAGCTACTTTGTCTCCTACACGTTCTTCAGTCATCAGACCACCGCCTACCGG GAGGTTGTCGGTGGAGCTACAGTGAAGGGACAGGACCAGGCAGCTGAACAAACCCAGACACTCGGCAAGAAGAATGACAAGGAGACTGTTGTGTCCATTGTGGATGAAGGCTACCAAGACCTCTTCCATTCCACCG ATTCAAGACACAGAACGTCATCTCAGTCATGGGCAGATGACATCGACTTTGATGAAATGCTCACATTCGTCGTCAGAGACCTAAGCAGTTTCAAGAAATTCCTTCACCGGGGATTTCAAGTTTTTATCGAGCAGGAAAAG ATCTTGTCATGGCCCGTGGAGGCTTCCGATGACACTGGCGGTCAAGGCGCCACGGACAAGAAAGGGAAACAA GCCAAATCCAAAGACAAGCGAAAGAAAGCCGTGGTGGAGCTGGTGCCGGACCCGCCTTTGACCACGGCGATGGCGTCCGCTCACGTTTCACTGCAAAGCTTTCTCTACGGACATGAAAAAGTGGACATCCTCTGCGACTTTGGCTCCCTGCACAAAGAACCTCCGGAGGAAGACGCATCG AACATCAGTATGGACAGCAAATCCAAGGACGATTCCAAGAAGAAAGCCGGAAAGAGTGCCGGAAACAAGAAGCCTTCCACTGCCAAAG ggtcgCGCAAAGGAGAGGAGCGTGATGGCGACTCGCCCACCCAACCTGAAACAGTCACCGTGGAGTTGTTCTTGGAGCTGAAAAAGTGGCGGCACGCTTCCGAGGTGGCGCCGCTCACACCCGCAAATTCCTGA
- the LOC144195204 gene encoding leucine-rich repeat-containing protein 43-like isoform X1, which yields MMSSMALSAVLDKHIRRLCLDQFPCGKGSWRKGSGGSTEAETVTEDTDTLLDLLSCPHSPWHHDEPWSPQAAALQRAAVVEPERLDADFVCSYFRKLRIVDKDVSVVDKYLLKFCNLQELVLSANRICEISAENLPRTLKVLELRANQLCALGRLAISPPPRLQYLGLAANYLGSARDVAQLTGRQWPELVCLDLSECNFGEQRPLLKALGTLPCLRTLVLEGNPFTLAPSYPGFAVDALPRLCYLDAAWIAPEERHRYRGMARMTHLLVDWASTTVRVGRLQGVPDPLLDEEPDAPEFPVVSYSYFVSYTFFSHQTTAYREVVGGATVKGQDQAAEQTQTLGKKNDKETVVSIVDEGYQDLFHSTDSRHRTSSQSWADDIDFDEMLTFVVRDLSSFKKFLHRGFQVFIEQEKILSWPVEASDDTGGQGATDKKGKQAKSKDKRKKAVVELVPDPPLTTAMASAHVSLQSFLYGHEKVDILCDFGSLHKEPPEEDASVMDGNISMDSKSKDDSKKKAGKSAGNKKPSTAKGSRKGEERDGDSPTQPETVTVELFLELKKWRHASEVAPLTPANS from the exons ATGATGAGCTCTATGGCTTTGTCGGCCGTTTTGGACAAGCACATTCGCCGTCTGTGTCTTGACCAGTTTCCATGTGGAAAAGGGAGCTGG CGGAAGGGCAGCGGTGGCAGCACAGAGGCGGAGACCGTTACGGAGGATACAGACACACTACTGGACCTGCTCAGCTGCCCGCATTCGCCGTGGCACCACGATGAGCCGTGGAGCCCCCAGGCGGCCGCCCTCCAGCGCGCGGCCGTGGTGGAGCCCGAGCGACTGGACGCCGACTTTGTGTGCAGCTACTTCAGAAAGCTGCGCATTGTTGACAAGGAT GTCTCGGTGGTGGACAAATACCTGCTGAAGTTCTGCAACCTGCAGGAACTCGTTCTCAGTGCAAATCGCATCTGCGAGATCTCCGCCGAGAACCTCCCCAGGACGCTCAAG GTGCTGGAACTACGCGCCAACCAACTGTGTGCCCTGGGCCGTCTCGCCATCTCGCCACCACCTCGTCTTCAATACTTGGGCTTGGCGGCCAACTACCTGGGATCCGCACGAGACGTGGCACAGCTCACAGGAAGACAATG GCCTGAGCTGGTGTGTCTGGACCTGAGCGAGTGCAACTTTGGAGAGCAGCGTCCTCTGCTCAAGGCCCTTGGTACACTTCCCTGCCTACGGACCCTGGTGCTGGAGGGCAACCCCTTTACCTTGGCGCCCTCGTACCCGGGCTTTGCTGTCGATGCACTACCCCGCCTTTGCTACCTGGACGCGGCATGGATCGCCCCCGAGGAGCGACATCGATACCGTGGGATGGCCAGGATGACCC ACCTTCTGGTGGACTGGGCATCGACTACAGTCCGTGTGGGCCGGCTGCAGGGGGTCCCGGACCCGTTGCTGGACGAGGAACCGGACGCTCCCGAGTTCCCGGTGGTCAGCTACAGCTACTTTGTCTCCTACACGTTCTTCAGTCATCAGACCACCGCCTACCGG GAGGTTGTCGGTGGAGCTACAGTGAAGGGACAGGACCAGGCAGCTGAACAAACCCAGACACTCGGCAAGAAGAATGACAAGGAGACTGTTGTGTCCATTGTGGATGAAGGCTACCAAGACCTCTTCCATTCCACCG ATTCAAGACACAGAACGTCATCTCAGTCATGGGCAGATGACATCGACTTTGATGAAATGCTCACATTCGTCGTCAGAGACCTAAGCAGTTTCAAGAAATTCCTTCACCGGGGATTTCAAGTTTTTATCGAGCAGGAAAAG ATCTTGTCATGGCCCGTGGAGGCTTCCGATGACACTGGCGGTCAAGGCGCCACGGACAAGAAAGGGAAACAA GCCAAATCCAAAGACAAGCGAAAGAAAGCCGTGGTGGAGCTGGTGCCGGACCCGCCTTTGACCACGGCGATGGCGTCCGCTCACGTTTCACTGCAAAGCTTTCTCTACGGACATGAAAAAGTGGACATCCTCTGCGACTTTGGCTCCCTGCACAAAGAACCTCCGGAGGAAGACGCATCGGTAATGGACGGA AACATCAGTATGGACAGCAAATCCAAGGACGATTCCAAGAAGAAAGCCGGAAAGAGTGCCGGAAACAAGAAGCCTTCCACTGCCAAAG ggtcgCGCAAAGGAGAGGAGCGTGATGGCGACTCGCCCACCCAACCTGAAACAGTCACCGTGGAGTTGTTCTTGGAGCTGAAAAAGTGGCGGCACGCTTCCGAGGTGGCGCCGCTCACACCCGCAAATTCCTGA